A genomic region of Equus caballus isolate H_3958 breed thoroughbred chromosome 1, TB-T2T, whole genome shotgun sequence contains the following coding sequences:
- the LOC111771883 gene encoding protein FAM170A-like — protein sequence MNRRQSGRKRPISETPEASTQEDRATQPTPSANRSRSSRPRKTLRLPETCVSSASAERTSHSSSYGSPKEKQWVRCAYYTQVRTVKGVAVAWQTESGFAPVDERPRVFEAELSQESTIGSPPSPADTESLLSDTEPCVQEAEAHTPAPAVQEQEAPPRAVTPEWLVTGEHGFRCVACCRVFPCPAAVVAHAERGVKEGFSCRVFYEELLERRRPASAPRRPRRCHLLAQRRLLAAKSREVRAKEEACLRLQARLQAQSQELRRLRSELAWLQRQEAWQRQGRGARPQGPRGTRLKGRAQAL from the exons ATGAATCGGCGGCAATCCGGGAGGAAGAGGCCTATCTCTGAGACCCCAg AGGCCTCAACCCAAGAGGACAGGGCCACACAGCCTACACCATCGGCAAACAGAAGCCggagctccaggcccaggaagaCCCTCCGACTCCCAGAGACGTGTGtctcctctgcttcagcggagcggacctcccactcctccagctACGGGTCGCCCAAAGAGAAGCAATGGGTGCGGTGCGCCTATTACACCCAAGTGCGCACCGTGAAGGGGGTGGCCGTCGCGTGGCAAACCGAAAGCGGGTTTGCCCCCGTGGACGAGAGGCCCCGCGTCTTCGAGGCCGAGCTCTCCCAGGAGAGCACCATCGGCTCTCCCCCGAGCCCGGCTGACACGGAGTCCCTGCTCAGCGACACGGAGCCCTGTGTCCAGGAAGCCGAGGCGCACACCCCTGCGCCGGCCGTCCAGGAGCAGGAGGCGCCGCCCCGCGCGGTCACCCCGGAGTGGCTGGTGACCGGCGAGCACGGCTTCCGCTGCGTGGCCTGCTGCCGCGTGTTCCCGTGCCCGGCCGCCGTGGTGGCGCACGCCGAGCGCGGCGTCAAGGAGGGCTTCAGCTGCCGCGTCTTCTATGAGGAGCTGCTGGAGCGCCGGCGGCCCGCGTCTGCGCCGCGCCGGCCCCGacgctgccacctgctggcccagagGCGCCTGCTGGCGGCCAAGAGCAGGGAGGTGCGAGCCAAGGAGGAAGCCTGCCTGCGCCTGCAGGCGAGACTgcaagcacagagccaggagctgaggcGGCTGCGGAGCGAGCTGGCgtggctgcagaggcaggaggcctggcagaggcagggccgcGGGGCGCGGCCCCAAGGACCGCGGGGCACGCGCCTGAAGGGCCGCGCTCAGGCCCTGTGa